From a region of the Eretmochelys imbricata isolate rEreImb1 chromosome 6, rEreImb1.hap1, whole genome shotgun sequence genome:
- the LOC144266816 gene encoding glycine N-acyltransferase-like protein 3 has translation MLILSCSSKLRLLEGMLRQGLPDTLPVYGTVMHVNRGNPASQEVLVDSWPEFKIVLTRPNREVTWDPSDFGTNLYTAFYRDEGACRALLGNSRAVDWSQAFQIQGLQDGVYETIRDIARARGLEMEMYPYLPLLHPDPPAMPQYRHDAGLRLAPVSPAHAMLLSDTWMFGWNSWSLRYLCLLIRHFPNACLLAPEGPPISWSLSDPLAALMHGYTLPEHRGQRHMAPVVGMLAAQLHARGFPVYTRVLPHNEPSLRHVQRLGFRILPGVFHQLVVRPGFAQPQPAHALDAAQDAAPSAGGRPCA, from the exons ATGCTGATCTTGAGCTGTTCCTCCAAGCTACGGCTGCTGGAGGGGATGCTACGGCAGGGCCTGCCTGACACGCTACCG GTCTACGGCACTGTGATGCATGTGAATCGCGGGAACCCGGCCAGCCAGGAGGTGCTGGTGGATTCATGGCCAGAGTTCAAAATCGTCCTCACCCGGCCAAACAGAGAA GTGACATGGGACCCAAGTGATTTCGGCACCAACTTGTACACGGCCTTCTACCGGGACGAGGGAGCCTGCCGGGCCCTGCTGGGGAACAGCCGTGCCGTGGACTGGAGCCAGGCCTTCCAGATACAGG GGCTGCAGGATGGGGTATACGAGACCATCAGGGACATTGCCAGGGCCAGGGGGCTTGAGATGGAGATGTACCCGTAcctgcccctgctgcacccaGACCCACCTGCCATGCCCCAGTACCG GCATGacgcggggctcaggctggcccccgtgtcccccGCCCACGCCATGCTACTCAGCGACACCTGGATGTTTGGGTGGAACAGCTGGAGCCTGCGCTATTTGTGCCTCCTGATCCGCCACTTCCCCAACGCCTGCCTGCTGGCCCCTGAGGGGCCCCCCATCTCCTGGTCCCTCAGCGACCCGCTGGCTGCCCTGATGCACGGTTACACGCTCCCGGAGCATCGCGGCCAGCGCCACATGGCGCCCGTCGTGGGGATGCTGGCGGCACAGTTGCACGCCCGCGGCTTCCCTGTGTACACCCGGGTGCTGCCCCACAACGAGCCTTCCCTGCGCCACGTGCAACGCCTCGGCTTCCGCATCCTGCCGGGGGTGTTCCACCAGCTGGTGGTGCGGCCTGGGTtcgcccagccccagccagcccatgCCCTGGACGCGGCCCAGGACGCCGCGCCCAGCGCTGGGGGACGGCCGTGCGCCTAG